The region TGAACGTTGAATCGGTGCAGCACCACGCCAACGTGGAAGTAGCGAACCATGAACGTTGATACAACCAAGTTTTGGTGTCTCAAGTACATCTTTTGGTAGCAAAAGACCGTAAGCAACCACCACCATGATATCGGCGTTGAGATCGGCTAATTCTTGTTTTGCTTCATCAGATTTAAAATTCTCTGGCTGATAAACCGGAATATCATGTTCTAAGGCGAGCATTTTTACTGGGCTAGCAGTGAGTTTTTTACCGCGACCTGCTGGTCGGTCTGGCTGGCTATACACTGCAATAACGTCATGCTCCGAAGACAATAACGCCGCCAAATGACGGGCGGCGAAATCCGGAGTCCCTGCAAAGACAATACGTAATGATTGACTCAAGGTTACCTCTCTATAATTCTAGTTTTTGTCGTTGAAGCGTTTAATCTTTTCCAACTTTTCTTTGATACGTTTGCGTTTTAAAGGCGATAGATAATCGACAAACAGCTTACCTTCTAAGTGGTCAAGCTCATGTTGTACGCAAATCGCGAGCAAATCATCCGCTTCAAACTGATATTCATTACCGTCACGGTCGAGTGCTTTGACCGTCACTTCTGCTGCACGAGGTACAAGAGCACGTGCTCCTGGAACTGACAAGCAGCCTTCTTCAATGCCATCTTCACCACGTTTATCCAAAATTTCAGGGTTAATGAGCACCATTGGGTCATTACGTTCCTCTGAAATGTCGATAACTACGA is a window of Vibrio porteresiae DSM 19223 DNA encoding:
- the def gene encoding peptide deformylase, with product MSVLQVLTFPDDRLRTVAKPVEKVTPEIQKIVDDMIDTMYDEEGIGLAATQVDIHQRIVVIDISEERNDPMVLINPEILDKRGEDGIEEGCLSVPGARALVPRAAEVTVKALDRDGNEYQFEADDLLAICVQHELDHLEGKLFVDYLSPLKRKRIKEKLEKIKRFNDKN